In Metopolophium dirhodum isolate CAU chromosome 9, ASM1992520v1, whole genome shotgun sequence, the genomic window aatataatattacattttttagcattattattataattatttaggtactatatttgtatttattgttgactattgtattacattttattattttagtctttagacttgtattaaatttaattaaattatattttaatatgtgatttaagtaagtaattatcattttttatgatattatatgatttttaactttaaatgtatttttcaatacaattttaacatatttctacttcaattttgatatattttcattcatttttatcggAACTTTTTTACCGGGACTTTTTTTACCGCGATTCGCCTCTGTATCCCTACGATATGAAAAGTATGAgactctaaaaataaaatattataatattattatttgacatttttcaaatagtttttaatattgaaatgaaTTTAATTGATAACGTGTACCCCGGAGACTGTGTTCATGACCACAATCAAACGAATTTACCCATACCATACACactcgtaataattataaattccgCGCAATCGTGTGCTCGTAACCGCGGTCGTCAATGTCGTGGTACCGCGATGATACGTCATGCCGGAATCGTGGTCTGGACGTTTTTGATTTTTGGCGGGAACGGTCTCGTCTTATCACAGAAACACGGTGAAACGGAACTTCCGGAACTTAAGAGTACGGAACCTGTTtgctgttatattatagttcagtTACGTCTTGTTGTCTCGTGCTCTTGTCTATGTGCTGAACTGCTGAAGGCAGAACTACAACCAAGTACAGAGAACCACAACAACTAGAACTAACTACAACGTTCAATGATTACGAAAGCGACGACGAGTGACTgaagaaaattgtttttaattattatttgatgtacCTTATTGTTCTTATTGAGAACTATGGACGATGCCATACAGCACTTGGAACAAGTCGTGAGTACCTAATGAGTCAATATCGTGCCTCCTTTAACGCTGtctgttatttataattgttgttaaatACTGTTCGTTTGCAGGTGACTAATATCGAAAAAAGAATAGACACTTTgagttggaaaataaaaaaatttgaacggGTTCTGTTCTCAGAAAATGAAACGTCCCACTcagtaagtacaatattattaactattatttaaataactattacatACAGTGCTCGGATTGGAACAAAAATTGAGGACGGATGCTGATTTTAGTTCAGAAAACTCCGTTCCAAAGCGTTTAAATTTTACAgtgacttaaatttaataataagggGGCTGCAGttgatgaaaaaaaagtgacttttagaccaataagctagacaaaactggaaaaaattggtttgacagattttaattttgaaaacggattatgatcgaggcgattttgaatttttttttttttcagttgtgatatccaagaataaaaatattgaaaaatatgaaatttttttttgtattattcattatgacactgacaataattggaatattcaATATCGCCttgatcaatcataatccgttttcaaaattaaaatctgtcaaacTAAATTCTTTcagttttgtctagcttattggtctaaaagtcacttttttttcattgactggAGCCCTCTCTAGCCCccttaagatttattttatgatacagaatttaaatatattgaaaaacattataactaaaaaaatgtatgtttagaATGGTCAAATGTAcattagttttgacttttgacaaaACCGACTGCAGCCCccttaaaacaaaaacattataatatttagacacTTATATCTTATTGTATTGTTTAGTGCCTTATAGTATATGTGACATAGTTACTTACGTTGCCCGTGAATCCACGCAAAATTGATTTCGTGATTAGGTacgtcgaataataatattatgaaaacaaaataatattattaatcgtttTCGACAATAACACATTTTCCAAGTAAtagtattaattgattttacttgtaattaaattatgaaaataaaatacgtttgaCAAGTCAATGctgctatataattattattggtaccaTATCGACTGTCGATGACAAATGATGCTAACCGTTACCTGGGAAAAATAACCATTTCTTTtctagaaataataaattaaaacaaaaatcaaatacacCATTCAAAAGTAAACATCGCCAGGGAGGGGCCTCACTTCTAGCGTTCCTCGCTCAATTAAATGAAGGGGAACGCTGgaatctatagaaaaaaaaaaatgaaagcagcctgtgtacccccccccccccctcaccacaattcgagcactgattacataatacgttataatttaGCATTCATGTTGTTTTGTAGTTCTAATTGAgatgatttattaattgttttcattaaactttgcttataattaaagtaaaattagtATTACCTTCAatactgttttaattttatgataatatattaatattacatgataAGTCATACAAGCCCTAATCGAAATACTAATTGAAgttatcaaaacaataaaataagattgtttaaaaacacttgttcaaataaataaaatattgaatttaagttgaacatttttaattaatcaggAGATTGATGAACGTTTAGGTTAACATTTATTTGTAGAGCATTCATTTGAATAGGAATACAGTTTTAATTATGTCAACAAGCATTAAGTAAATTGAAAACTAACTAGAAGTACTGTACTTATTAAAAGTGACACAACAGCCAGGGATGCTCAGTAGTCAAAGTGTCAAGTACCACCAATTAGGGATATTAAGTAATACATACCACTAATACCAGGCCGATCAATTTggttttaataacagtatattatcatgatttaacctactgacataatattgtagCTATGGTCCAAGTATTCAACTGTGTTAAAGtgtgttttactttttattacgTACCAAactgattatttaaaaattatattttgagtgGGCATCATAAAACATTCTTTCACTCCAGCTGATAGATAGCTAGTTGTGGCACTGTTTATTACttctaataaattcaaaaaatgactCTTGAAACTAAAGTAATCAAttagataacattttcaattaaaaattaggtCAAATAAATCTTAatgtatgacattattattattttatttaaaatttagtgtAAAATGATATCCATGATGGCCAATTTAGAAGAAACATGCCGTaagtataatgaaataatattgttggtgaccaaacataaaaatgaacaaaatgcATTCACTGATACATTACAACTTCAAGTAAATTTAGTAAAAAGCAAAGTCGAAACTTTACGAGCAATTATGACAAAAGGAAGAACAATTGAGCTTTAACTTAATAatctagtattattattaatatataaataaatagatgtaagcaaagatattattttcatattatatatatttattttttaagatattttgaataaatgaacaatagtataatattttatttttgtgtttattgcccttgaataaaataatagcaaTCACCCATCATCTGGCAATATACCatgttattaatgttttacGTTTAAGGAAGTCAATTAACCTTGATCCCGCCTAAATTAACCgtacctatatttgaattcTTTTTACATGAGATAATAGTCTACAcacttttgttatttattataatatttccataaGCGACACAAGATAAATCTGTTCATATTAGCCACCTGTAAGTTGTAATAGATGTAACCATCTAAGACTGTA contains:
- the LOC132952084 gene encoding uncharacterized protein LOC132952084, giving the protein MDDAIQHLEQVVTNIEKRIDTLSWKIKKFERVLFSENETSHSCKMISMMANLEETCRKYNEIILLVTKHKNEQNAFTDTLQLQVNLVKSKVETLRAIMTKGRTIEL